TATTGTCTATTTCTGTTTTCAGACTACAAAGGCAAAGTTGAATAGTTGAGACAGAGACTATATTTTCCATTTAACCCattaaacctaaaaaaaaattgctttctggcctgttacagaaaatgtttgctgaccctTGACATTGACAAACTGCTGACAGCTCAGATGATCCATGATTGGAAGGATGTGGTCATCACCAAGATGTCTTTCTTTCTCCGTAGGTTTTAGTATCAACCATAATAGCATCTAACCCCTGTTGAGTGCCTGCCATCGAGTAGATATCTTTTTGAATGCTTTATGTGAATTAACTCATCAAGGATTCACAGATTATCAGAGCTGGAATGACCCGTAAATATTGTCTAATTTGTCACCCTTTTCAGATAAATAGCCTGTCATGTAGGCCCACTCACATGGGCTATTGGCAGAGCAAACTTTCCTGAGTCCCAATCCAGTCTACTATCATCTTGTGAATGGGAGGCCAATACCATAGCCATTGGATctggcattttgtttttgtttttgtttctgggtttttaaaaagtaactttttctacctataaaagtaatatatgtttattgaaggagaagtaaaaatacagaagagtATAAAGGACAAACTAAAGTGACCCATTAACTGACCTAGAGataaatgtgttaatattttggtgggttttctttatctcttttttaaatgtgtgtgttttatctGTTTATTAACAATAGTTtctgtttattgagtgcttaatgccagtatatgtgtgcatatttcttgttttttagtGTTTTGTATCTTCCTGTTTTAACATATTATATTTTCTCATGAATATTCTTTGAAATTATGATTTTTGATACTTTCATAATCTATCTTTGCTAGTCTATCAATGTTTATTTGCCTGTTTATTTAACAATTGTAGTAATAGTGTGATCTTTGTACATAAATCTCTGGCCATCTCTGATTatgctttttcactttttctttgatTACAGAAGTTAGTTATTCCTAtgggaaaattttcaaacattacAAAAAGATAGGCCTTAAGGCAAAAGTTTACCATAATTTTATTCTTCAGATATGATCAcaataaataatttgttatatattcttatagatttgttatttttttaaagtagagcaAAATATAGATAATAGAGGACATTTGAGGAAATTATTCACAATTCATTATTTTACCACAGTGatgattatttttccttcttgatCTTATTcagatgtatttttaatttttaatttttgagaggggtctcactctgtcacccaggttggaatgcaatggtgctatcacagctcgcTGCGACCtctacctcccatgttcaagtgatccttccacctcagcctcctgagtagctgaaaccacaaGCACGACACATGTATATTTTAACTACTTGAAATTTTACTATACTGGGTTTTTTCAACATATGgcataaatattttttcccaataaacacatattttcatttttaattatcttaatgTCTAAATAATTTTCACCAACTAGAAGTACCATAATTTGCTAATCCTCAGTGTCCACCAGTAGAAAAacttttatttccatgtacatttcaGGGGATATTTTTACAAGTAACAGAAGAattctgtttctcttctctctggaaatttacttctttctgagaaaattctATTTGTAGAATTACTAGGTCAAAgaatatagtctttttttttttttttttttgagacggagtttcgctcttgtcgcccaagctggagtgcagtggcgtgatctcggctcactgtagcctctgccccctgggttcaagcaattctcttgcctcagcctcctgagtagctgagattacaggtacctgccactgcgcccggctaattttttgtattttttagtagagacgtggtttcaccatgttgggcaggctggtctcgaactcctgacctcaggtgatccacctgccatggcctcccaaagtgctgggattacaggtgtgagccactgcgcccagccgaataTAGTCATTTTTTATGGCATACTGATGACTCTGAGGTACACTACAGGTGGTGTATATACAAAATGAGCATTCTGTTCTGAATTCCTGTATCCATAAAATGTTGATCACAGCATCCTAACTATAACTGAAGCTACAACTTTCACACCTGATTTATATTGCCAGATTAGCTCCAGAAAGATGGTACCAACTTACATTCGCACCGGTATGTGAGAAACTCCCTGCACCTTTGTGAATCTTGAGTGTAgcattaaaaatagattttccaGTTTGATGTAAAAATTGATTCTTCATTCTTTCAGTTTCCATTTACTTGTTTACCATAAAGATGGAACATTGTTTTGATATGTTTATTGGCCTTTTGTAATTCTtggtgtattttttgtattttccatttttctctcagttcatctttttttcttactcattTGTAAGAAGTCTTTATTAGGTCTGTCTATCCCTTGATATATAactgaaaaatacttttttgaagcttgtttttcttcattttctatgaATTTTGGATATACAGAGTATTGTTTTTATGTGGTcagatttatcaatttttgtcCTATCCATTTTGCATCATGCTTGAAAGTGCTAACCCTAGAATGAATTATTGGTCATACtttattttgtggttttattttttatatttaacccTTTAATTGGTTTGGGTTTATTTTGGTGTGTGGCGTGATATAGTAATCGCACTTTTTTTTCCAGGTAGTTAGCAATGGTGCCAACTTGATTTATGAATTATCTATCTTTTTGTGATTAGAAATGCTGcttttatcatatattaaattatttttatttacatctcTTAGAGGAttagagatattttatttaattaatttatttttgagacaggatcttgttttgttgcccaggctggagtgaagtgatgcaatcttttttttttttttttttttttttgagatggagttttgctcttgtcgcccaggctggagtgcagtgacacgatccatcctcaccacaacccctgcctcccgggtacaagggattcttctgcctcagcctcccaagtagctgggattacaggcatgtgccaccatgcctggctaattttgtatttttagtagagacagggtttctccatgttggtcaggctggtctcgaacttccgacttcaggtaatccacctgcctcagcctcccaaagtgctgggattacaggcatgagccaccacacctggccaatgcaATCATattaatagctcactgcagcctcgaactcctgggctcaggtgatcctcccgccttagtaGCTATGACTATAggtacacaccactacacccaacttaatttttgtttttttatagagGTGAAGttttctatgttgcctaggctggtttcaaacttctggcctaaagtgatcttcccaccttggcctcctaaagtgctaggattacaagtgtgagctacctcaccttgctgggattagagatctTTTAAGTGTTTAGACTCACTGTTGGAGTTTTCCTAGCCACATTGCTTTAAAGATTTTATCTGTTACTCCTGTAATTTCAAGTACTTTTTTTATGTCTAAAACTCTTCAGGCCacacctctctcctctctttcagcTGTGTATGCCCTGTTCTACTTTCTATTTAGATATTTGAGACTAAAGATAACTTATTCCTTTCCAGACCAGTGTACCAGTGTCACTAAAGATCACTGTCATCTCCCAAAACTGGCTAATTATCCTTGACATCTCCCTCTCTCACCCTTCCCAccaatattcattcattctggTTGATCCTTTCTCTTAATCCAGTCCCCATACTGGACTACTGAAATAGCCTCACAAGGGATCTTCAAGCCTTCACCTTGCCCTCCCACTCCTCACCACTATGCATATTATCTGTTGCTGTAGACAGAGGAATATGTTTCCTTAAAACAGTGGATCTAATCATGTCATGTATTCTATCAAACTGTTTCAAATCCTTATTATGGCTTTCTCTTCACTTTAGGGTAAAgtccttaaaatgttttttagggtTCTGTTTGAACTGGCTTGCCTCAGGCTTTTATGTCTCATTTCTGGTGTTTAATACTTGGGCATTACTATGTCTCCTTTATTCCTCCAAAGTACTGAGCTTGATTCCTTTTGTATGGTCATtttgtctctcttcttttccctttcaCACGTCTAAAGGGGACCCAGACTATATTAGGTCCCCTGTGCTTTACATTCTGTAGCACCCCATACTTGCAGTTTTGTAACTCCCATATTTGAAATGATTCATTTAATGTCTTTGTCCAGCTATGACACAAGTTGGAGCCAGATagggtgtctggcttctttttccAGCATCTAGCACTGATTAGTCACCCAAATGCAACTCTGCTTGCATGAGTCTCTGAGTCTCTGTAGGATTGTATAGTAGCTTACAGGTTCCTTTATGTTCTTCCTGTGAATGAGAATCAGAATCAGGAAAACCAGGTAGgatcatcatctttttttttttttttttttttttttgagatggagtcttgctctgtcgcccaggctggagtgcaatggcgcaatctcagcttactgcagcatctgcttcctgggttcaagtgattctcccgcctcattctcccaagtagctgggattacaggcacctgccatcatgcccaactaatttttgtattcttatagagacagggtttctccatgttggccaggctggtctcaaactcctgacctcaggtgatctacctgcctcggcctcccaaagtgctgggattacaggcgtaagccactgctcccggccaaggATCTTCTTAAATCTTTAAAACTCAATGCAGAAGCACAGACTTCACTGAGAAGTCCACAAGACCAAGCTTATTATGTACTTGAGCagacttattttattctttcatgtcTTCCAAGTTCTTGACTCTGGTAAAATCATATCTGGATCTTCCCTTTTTCCTTGAATAATGCTGCCAGTTCTGCTTCTCACTTCAAGgttaaatggagagatatttttGAATGAACAGTTTTGGTATTGATATTTTTAAGAAGCAGCATTTACAGAAACTggtatttttgcaacttttttgtaAGTCAAAACTTATTTCacagttaaatttatttctgtttctttttaactgcagCCTGTCCTCTGACACTGAGCTATACCTGAAGAAAAACTGTTTAATTGATATGACATCTTGAAGAAGGGACAATCAGTGTGTCTCTAGTTTGTATCAAGTAGATAGCATTCCCTAACACTATCTCAGCTCCTTGGCATTTGGTAGAAGTGGGTAAATCAGACTTAATGCACAAGCTTTGCTATGAGGACATTTTGCTATACAACTTTTAACTATATTAACTGGCTTTTCATATAGATTATTGTATGATGGCCAGAGTGTACCAATTGATGTGAATATTCCTATTCGTTTAatctttataattataaaaaggtAATGGATAACATTCTGATTTACTTATCAAGTGCTTAAATATTTGATAGTATGTTAGTCTGATGTTACCACTTCTTGAACAGCTGGCAAATGGggtgtgaacctaggaggctACAAGCCAATGCTGATTTTTGCTTCCACATTGTTATCCTGAGAGTTATTGTGTGTGTTATTAGATAGTGTCCCTAGGCAACAgctctttgtttttgttctgtttactGGGACAGTaatattccctccctccctgcacctTTTTTCCCCATGAGCAGGGTTCCCAGTTTTCCAGACCTGAAGTGTTTTCCAATCAAAGCGAAGAGACGATCTGTGGATGTTGAATATGCAAGGAGCTGAAGAGAGAGACATTAGAAGAGAGACTTGTCCAGGTGAGTGAGCAAGGGACAAGCAGTGGGAGAAATAGTCAGCCAACAGGAAGCCTTTGGAAATTTTAGAGGACAAGCTGGGTGAGGCTTAGGAGATAAAATAACTGTCTCTTATAGGGATGTTGGGGACAGGGGTGGGTGAACATGTCTGGGGCCAACTTTTCCCCAGTACTAATTTTATCATTCTCATTTCTAGCATTTTCCTGTTTACATTCTCCCACTCTCCACTCTGGATACAAACCATTCATGTTTCCTGTCTTGCCCTAATCTCAGCCTGCGTGTTGggtgttgtttttcatttatctcCATTGTCTCATTCTCTTGCTCCTTGGGTGTCTGTAGCTACCCCTTCCATGGGAGTTCCTCGTTAATGGTGATCACATTACCCTAATGCATATCTCTACCAGTTACAACTCTAACTTACTTGCCACACTTGCTGTTACTGGCCCTTCATCATAGGCCATTACTGAGGTCTGCCAAAAGTTAAGGTCTTACAGTTTCAGGGGCCTTCGCTCTGCCCTGTACAGGAGATATTCattctgctgttttcttttagGCTGGGTAAACAAGAACAAGCCTGCTCCAGAGCAGgatgtctgtaaaatggactcATCAGGGATAGTAGTAAAGAGGTTCCAAGAGGATGAATACCAAGATTCtacatttgaagaaaaatatgcatGTGAGGGCATGAAGGAAAACTCTCCTAGGGAGATTGCTGAATCATGCCTTTTCCAGGAAGGAGGTTTTGGGAGAATAACTTTCATCCACAAAGAAGCACCCCCTGAAATTATTAGTCAAGGATATAATTTTGAGAAAAGCTTGGTTTTGACCTCAAGCCTTGTTACACGTCTCAGGGTTTCTACAGAAGAGAGTCTGCATCAGTGGGAAACAAGTAATATACAAACCAGTGATATTTCAGACCAAAGTAAATGTCCAACTCTCTGCACACAGAAAAAATCTTggaaatgtaatgaatgtggaaaaaCCTTTACTCAGAGCTCATCCCTTACCCAACATCAGAGAACTCATACTGGAGAGAGACCCTACGCATGtgaggaatgtgggaaagcctttagtcGTAGTTCATTCCTTGTTCAACATCAAAGAATCCACACTGGAGTGAAACCATATGGATGTGAGCAGTGTGGGAAAACATTTCGATGTCGATCATTTCTTACTCAGCATCaaagaattcacactggagagaaaccttataaaTGCAATGAATGTGGGAATTCCTTCCGCAATCACTCACATCTCACTGAACAccagagaattcacactggagagaaaccttataaaTGTAATAGGTGTGGGAAGGCATTCAGTCAGAATACACACCTTATTCatcatcagagaattcacactggtGAGAAGCCTTACATATGCAGTGAATGTGGCTCTTCTTTTCGAAAACACTCAAATCTTACacaacatcagagaattcacactgggGAAAAACCCCATAAATGTGATGAATGTGGGAAAACTTTCCAAACAAAGGCAAACCTCTCTcagcatcagagaattcatactggagagaaaccctataaatgtaaagaatgtggcaaagccttttgTCAGAGCCCATCTCTTATTAAACACCAgcgaattcatactggagaaaaaccatataagtgtaaagaatgtggcaaagcgtTTACTCAGAGCACCCCACTCACTAAACATCAGAGAATACATACAGGGGAGAGACCCTACAAATGCAGTGAATGTGGTAAAGCCTTCATTCAGAGCATTTGCCTTATTCGGCACCAGAGAAGtcacactggagaaaaaccctaTAAATGCAATGAATGTGGAAAGGGCTTTAATCAGAACACCTGCCTCACTCAGCATatgagaattcatactggagagaagccctataaatgtaaagaatgtgggaaagcctttgctCATAGCTCATCTCTTACTGAACATCATAGAACTCACACTGGTGAGAAGCTCTATAAATGTAGTGAGTGTGAGAAAACCTTCCGCAAGTATGCACACCTTAGTGAACATTACAGAATTCACACTGGTGAGAAGCCTTATGAGTGTATTGAGTGTGGAAAGTTCTTCAGACATAGTTCAGTCCTTTTCAGACATCAGAAACTTCACAGTGGTGACTAATGCTGCCATTTAGGTTATGACAGTTTCTTTAGCGAGGATGACTATGAATCTGACTGGGAGTAGAGGGGCAGGTAGAGTTCCTGGAGGGAAGGATGAAGGAGCCTTGGCTACTGTACTCTGGGAGGAATGTTTCCAGAAATGGAGGTGGGAGCTTAGGGAATGCAGAGCCTACTTGAGGTGGGCATCTGGGAATACAGGGTAGAAAGAAATTTCTGCTTTTCAGATAAAGCCTACACATTGCCACTGTCTCCCCATGTGACTCTTACAGCTTGAGGAGGCATTTGTTAGCACTTCTGTTCACTTTACTACATCCTGCCCCACATTCTGACTTGTCACCCATTTTCGTTGGCTGCAGGTTGAGATGTTTTTCTTAAACACTGCCTGTCAGTGTGAAGTGGCACAGCTCTGATGTAGTGCTAAGTCTAGCCTCCAGATTTGAGGCAGCCCTGACCATGCTACCATGGGGGAGGCTCCCAACCTGTGGAAGTGGTCCTGTGAAAAGGAGACAGAAACAAgt
This region of Gorilla gorilla gorilla isolate KB3781 chromosome 2, NHGRI_mGorGor1-v2.1_pri, whole genome shotgun sequence genomic DNA includes:
- the ZNF502 gene encoding zinc finger protein 502; translated protein: MLNMQGAEERDIRRETCPGWVNKNKPAPEQDVCKMDSSGIVVKRFQEDEYQDSTFEEKYACEGMKENSPREIAESCLFQEGGFGRITFIHKEAPPEIISQGYNFEKSLVLTSSLVTRLRVSTEESLHQWETSNIQTSDISDQSKCPTLCTQKKSWKCNECGKTFTQSSSLTQHQRTHTGERPYACEECGKAFSRSSFLVQHQRIHTGVKPYGCEQCGKTFRCRSFLTQHQRIHTGEKPYKCNECGNSFRNHSHLTEHQRIHTGEKPYKCNRCGKAFSQNTHLIHHQRIHTGEKPYICSECGSSFRKHSNLTQHQRIHTGEKPHKCDECGKTFQTKANLSQHQRIHTGEKPYKCKECGKAFCQSPSLIKHQRIHTGEKPYKCKECGKAFTQSTPLTKHQRIHTGERPYKCSECGKAFIQSICLIRHQRSHTGEKPYKCNECGKGFNQNTCLTQHMRIHTGEKPYKCKECGKAFAHSSSLTEHHRTHTGEKLYKCSECEKTFRKYAHLSEHYRIHTGEKPYECIECGKFFRHSSVLFRHQKLHSGD